A genomic window from Pantoea alhagi includes:
- the nhaR gene encoding transcriptional activator NhaR, whose product MTHLNYNHLYYFWHVCKQGSIVNAAEKLFLTPQTITGQIKALEERLQGKLFRRQGRGIVPTELGQLVFRYADRMFTLSQEMMDIVNYRKESHLLFDVGVADALSKQLVSKVLETAVQDDERIHLRCFESTHEMLLEQLSQHKLDMILSDCPVDSTQQEGLFSVKLGECGISFWCTPPLPQKPFPACLEERRLLIPGRRSMLGRQLQRWLSNQELQVEILGEFDDAALMKAFGAANHAIFVAPTLYGQETYQDGAVKEVGRLEDVMEEYYVIFAERMIQHPAVQRICNQDFTALFSDK is encoded by the coding sequence ATGACACATCTTAATTACAATCATCTCTACTACTTTTGGCACGTTTGTAAGCAGGGATCGATTGTTAACGCGGCGGAGAAACTCTTCTTAACGCCGCAAACCATAACCGGCCAGATCAAAGCCCTGGAGGAGCGACTCCAGGGCAAGCTCTTTCGACGTCAGGGCAGGGGGATCGTGCCAACGGAACTGGGACAGCTGGTTTTTCGCTACGCCGATCGGATGTTTACGCTCAGTCAGGAGATGATGGATATCGTTAACTACCGAAAGGAGTCGCATCTGCTGTTTGATGTCGGCGTGGCGGATGCCTTATCGAAACAGCTGGTCAGTAAAGTTCTGGAAACGGCAGTGCAGGATGATGAGCGCATTCACCTGCGCTGTTTTGAATCTACGCATGAGATGTTGCTGGAGCAGTTGAGTCAGCACAAGCTGGATATGATTTTATCTGATTGCCCGGTTGACTCGACTCAGCAGGAGGGGCTGTTTTCCGTGAAGCTGGGCGAATGTGGCATCAGCTTCTGGTGTACGCCGCCGCTGCCACAGAAACCTTTTCCCGCTTGCCTGGAGGAGCGACGCCTGCTGATTCCGGGCCGTCGCTCAATGTTAGGGCGTCAGCTGCAACGTTGGCTCAGCAACCAGGAGCTGCAGGTAGAGATCCTTGGCGAGTTTGATGATGCCGCGTTGATGAAAGCATTTGGGGCCGCTAACCACGCTATTTTTGTGGCCCCAACGCTCTACGGCCAGGAGACCTATCAGGATGGCGCTGTTAAAGAGGTAGGACGGCTGGAAGATGTCATGGAAGAGTATTACGTTATCTTCGCCGAGCGGATGATTCAGCATCCTGCGGTGCAGCGCATCTGCAATCAGGATTTTACCGCTTTATTTAGTGACAAATAA
- the nhaA gene encoding Na+/H+ antiporter NhaA, translating to MIKRLLANEATGGIVLIVAALLAMLLANMDATQPVYASLLAMPVEFHFGDLHINKNMLLWINDALMAVFFLLIGLEVKRELIEGSLASRDKAIFPLIAAVGGMVAPALIFLAFNGADEITRNGWAVPTATDIAFALGVLALLGSRVPPALKVFLMALAIIDDLGAIVIIALFYTHELSLLSLSVAAGAIIVLALLNLFNVRRTSLYMVVGVVLWVAVLKSGVHATLAGVVIGFFVPLAEKHGKSPARALEHGLHPWVTWLILPLFAFANAGVALDGVSFNSLFSMLPLGIILGLFIGKPLGITLFCWLSIKLGVAKLPQGASLSSIMAVGVLCGIGFTMSIFIASLAYGDLSAELMVLAKLAILIGSLLSAVVGYSLLRVKLNQPHSLKKA from the coding sequence ATGATTAAACGCTTATTGGCCAATGAGGCAACAGGAGGCATTGTGCTCATTGTGGCAGCGCTGCTGGCCATGCTGCTGGCGAATATGGATGCTACCCAGCCTGTATATGCTTCGCTGCTGGCGATGCCGGTAGAGTTTCACTTTGGTGATCTGCATATCAATAAAAATATGCTGCTGTGGATTAACGATGCGCTGATGGCCGTGTTCTTTTTACTGATCGGCCTGGAAGTTAAGCGTGAGTTAATTGAAGGCTCACTCGCCAGCCGTGATAAAGCCATATTTCCATTAATCGCCGCCGTTGGCGGTATGGTGGCTCCGGCGCTGATTTTTTTGGCATTTAACGGCGCTGATGAAATTACCCGTAACGGGTGGGCGGTGCCTACCGCTACTGATATTGCCTTTGCGCTTGGCGTGCTGGCGTTGTTAGGCAGCCGGGTGCCGCCCGCGCTAAAAGTATTTCTTATGGCGCTGGCGATCATTGACGATCTGGGCGCGATTGTCATTATTGCACTGTTTTATACCCACGAACTGTCACTGCTTTCTCTGAGCGTTGCCGCTGGCGCTATTATCGTGCTGGCGCTGTTAAATCTGTTTAACGTTCGCCGCACCTCGCTCTATATGGTGGTTGGCGTCGTGCTGTGGGTGGCGGTATTAAAATCGGGCGTTCATGCCACGCTGGCAGGCGTAGTGATAGGCTTCTTTGTGCCGTTAGCAGAAAAGCACGGGAAATCGCCCGCCCGAGCGCTGGAGCATGGCCTTCATCCCTGGGTGACCTGGCTGATTTTGCCGCTGTTCGCTTTTGCTAACGCTGGCGTGGCGCTGGATGGTGTTTCTTTTAACTCGCTGTTCTCGATGTTGCCGCTGGGCATTATTTTGGGGTTGTTTATCGGTAAGCCGCTGGGAATCACGCTGTTTTGCTGGCTGAGCATTAAACTGGGCGTAGCGAAACTGCCGCAAGGCGCCAGCCTGAGCAGCATTATGGCGGTAGGCGTGCTGTGCGGAATCGGCTTTACCATGTCGATCTTTATCGCCTCTCTGGCCTATGGCGATCTGAGCGCGGAACTCATGGTACTGGCTAAGCTGGCCATTTTGATCGGCTCGCTGCTCTCTGCCGTGGTGGGCTATTCGCTGTTACGCGTTAAGTTAAATCAGCCGCACAGCCTGAAGAAGGCCTGA
- the dnaJ gene encoding molecular chaperone DnaJ has product MAKTDYYEVLGVPKSADEREIKKAYKRLAMKYHPDRNPGDQEAEAKFKEVKEAYEILTDAQKRAAYDQYGHAAFEQGGMGGGFGGGGFGGGGADFSDIFGDVFGDIFGGGRRQRAARGADLRYNMELTLEEAVRGVTKEIRIPTLQECDVCHGSGAKSGTQPQTCPTCHGAGQVQMRQGFFTVQQACPSCHGRGSIIKDPCNACHGHGRVEKSKTLSVKIPAGVDTGDRIRLSGEGEAGEHGAPAGDLYVQVSVKKHPIFEREDNNLYCEVPINFAMAALGGEIEVPTLDGRVKLKVPAETQTGKLFRMRGKGVKSVRGGVQGDLLCRVVVETPVSLNEKQKALLRELEESFGGPSGEKNSPRSKSFFDGVKKFFDDLTR; this is encoded by the coding sequence ATGGCGAAAACAGACTATTACGAGGTTTTAGGCGTCCCAAAGTCTGCGGATGAGCGTGAAATCAAAAAGGCTTATAAACGCCTGGCAATGAAATACCATCCTGACCGCAATCCGGGCGATCAGGAAGCCGAAGCCAAATTCAAAGAAGTGAAAGAGGCTTACGAAATTTTGACCGATGCGCAGAAGCGCGCCGCCTACGATCAGTATGGACATGCAGCCTTTGAACAGGGCGGCATGGGCGGTGGTTTTGGCGGTGGCGGCTTTGGCGGCGGCGGCGCAGATTTCAGCGATATCTTTGGCGACGTGTTCGGCGATATTTTTGGCGGCGGCCGTCGGCAGCGCGCAGCCCGTGGCGCCGATTTACGCTACAACATGGAGCTGACGCTGGAAGAAGCGGTGCGCGGCGTGACCAAAGAGATCCGTATTCCTACGCTGCAGGAATGTGACGTTTGCCACGGCAGCGGAGCCAAATCAGGTACGCAGCCGCAAACCTGTCCAACCTGTCATGGCGCAGGCCAGGTACAGATGCGTCAGGGTTTCTTCACCGTGCAGCAGGCCTGTCCGAGCTGTCATGGTCGCGGCTCTATCATTAAAGATCCCTGCAACGCCTGTCACGGACATGGCCGCGTAGAAAAATCGAAAACGCTGTCGGTAAAAATTCCGGCAGGCGTGGATACCGGCGATCGTATTCGCCTCAGTGGTGAAGGCGAAGCAGGTGAACATGGCGCACCGGCCGGCGATCTCTATGTTCAGGTTTCGGTGAAAAAACACCCAATCTTTGAGCGTGAAGACAATAACCTTTACTGCGAGGTGCCGATTAACTTTGCGATGGCGGCTCTGGGCGGCGAAATTGAAGTGCCGACGCTGGATGGTCGCGTGAAGTTGAAGGTGCCGGCAGAAACCCAAACCGGCAAACTGTTCCGTATGCGCGGCAAAGGGGTGAAATCAGTACGTGGTGGCGTGCAGGGCGATCTGCTATGTCGCGTAGTGGTTGAGACGCCGGTCAGTCTGAATGAAAAACAGAAAGCGCTGTTGCGTGAGCTGGAAGAAAGTTTTGGCGGCCCCAGCGGCGAGAAAAACAGCCCGCGGTCGAAAAGCTTTTTCGACGGCGTGAAGAAGTTTTTTGATGATTTAACGCGTTAA